One Denticeps clupeoides chromosome 10, fDenClu1.1, whole genome shotgun sequence genomic window carries:
- the nup210 gene encoding nuclear pore membrane glycoprotein 210 isoform X1, giving the protein MAGLPFQPRLVLVYLSLLCHVRDTSATSKLNIPKVLLPLARSTRINFTLEATDGCYRWSSNRPEVASIEAVDVDERHCSQRAVLQARSTQPSRLTSIILAEDILTGQVLRCDAIVDIISEIQIVSTTRELHLEDSPLELKIHALDSEGNTFSTLAGLVFDWTIMKDADTPSFSDAYNSLRVLRFSESTYTPPSYISEMERLGKQGDIILVSGMKTGHARLKARIQESLYKDVGPAEVRLLILENILLSPAYDVYLLVGSSIQYKVQKIRQGKITELAMPCDQYELHLQNSVVAPGGNPNLSVAKLDQSTSTVNAVQHGHANIVLDHKSLGMQGASRLPNSTLYVVEPGYLGFTIQPGNQWVLETSRIYEIFIAVFDKSSNKVHLSDNIRIDAVFPQQYFKVLQSSLNGSYHIVKALKSGQTVIDGTLESVVDQGGNIHLLPNPVRNEQDVEIFNPIVLTPSILTFPWQPKEGAYHYTIKATGGSGNFTWTSSNPAVATVTVKGMMTTMSDVGVSVIYAHDVRNRLHYGEMKVYVIEPVGMDFSHCPVEARVGVVLDLPLRIFGLLNVEGGERVMLSDCSHFHFQVEVENQGIFQLLEGRLAPGPTHCSGVRAQALTPGYTSVLVSYSHGNVHLSAKITIAAYPLLRAVDPTSVAIVTLGSSKDMLFEGGPRPWVLEPSKFFRNLTVEDVSAVSLSLCGPASRSNLKHWVRATCKALGEQVLAVTVGNQPSLTNPFPVVEPAVVKFICAPPSRLTLVPIYTNPQLDLSCPLLQQNKQVVPVSNYRNPVLDLAAFDHQGRKFDNFSSLSIVWESSKVSLASIEVTMPMELHLFEDSNKQNKLHGRQTVLVHHESGVAAITVTAEGYKSSHLEAAQVARGFTPLIPVSATLDLLLVEDVRVNPDSVTIYNHPDVRADLTLREGSGYFYVNSSVGGLAHVVYQESQGTAEVHPKHPGVLQVVVHDLCLAFPAPATAAVHISDILEVYVRVVDKVEIGKTVRAYVRVLDDNKKPFLAKYFPFMNLKLTSASSIISLLAESSEKDTAIFLVKGLTIGQTSVSAAVFGGSGRKMTSVPQPVEVFPPFRLIPRKMTLIIGAMMQITSEGGPQPQSNIIFSMANQDIASVNSLGHVKGVAVGNVTVTGVVQAVDAETGKVVVVSQDQIDVEVVQLKAVRIRAPITRMKTRTLMPVYVMGLTSGQTPFSFGNAIPGLTFHWSVTKRDMLEVHTRHSEASVQLPSEHNFAMNVFGKTKGRTGLKVVVKAVDPYAGHFEGNVRELSDELQIQVYEKLQLLRPEVQTEEILMSPNSNLKLQTNRDGVGVLSYQVLDCPSKAALIQVDDKGHLSSGSLTGTVSLQVISQEPFGVNQTIILAVKVVTVSYLRLSTSPTLHTSNKESLTSIPLGTVLTFTVNFHDSTGEVLHSHNSHLTFITNRDDLIQVGKGPGNSSLTVRTLNVGLTLLGVWDTEQAGLADFLALPVQHAINPGDSLVVGDVVCFSSQIVSQEGLSGIWSSSTTGVLEMHPKTGVAVARDIGTVTVYYEVAGQVRTFREVVVDGATKTSVMVPSGSVKNERQSRVHLTTKEKGTNLIGTCSPAQLESVHELRPETTVSCHLQFTSDAIEFPPHHIYKTTTAFDTSTGFYSCVMMLQPMTDQQIKVLSMSMTNLLVKAAVEGSHFSGEQISALLPVNPGLYTDLNDIILSNQHPATDVTVFGASAAVGNLEVTSNSPAVMVHEKEISHKYPSFAKYTIRAVNTQSAASVVVSLRSPASEQVLHIPVTVIHVAEQAAALQASAAVGGEGANILQHFIDSYQVMFFTLFALLAITAILIITCHAFFPPRDPTSYPAFIQKTPPQSAFGTPSSSPFTNHMSTELKNRSRVRLFSPDYSAQ; this is encoded by the exons ATGGCGGGGCTTCCGTTTCAGCCCCGGCTCGTGCTCGTGTACCTGTCGCTTCTCTGTCATGTCCGCGACACGAGTGCCACCTCCAAACTGAACATCCCCAAAGTTCTGCTGCCTCTGGCCAGGAGCACCAGGATCAACTTCACGCTGGAGGCGACCGATGGCTGTTACCGATG GTCGTCTAATAGACCTGAGGTTGCTAGTATTGAAGCTGTAGATGTGGATGAACGGCACTGTTCCCAAAGGGCGGTTCTGCAGGCCCGCTCTACACAGCCATCCAGACTCACCAGTATTATTTTAGCAGAGGACATCT TGACCGGCCAGGTTCTCCGATGTGATGCGATTGTGGACATCATTAGTGAAATCCAGATTGTATCTACCACACGGGAACTGCACTTGGAAGATTCACCACTGGAACTGAAGATCCACGCGTTGGATTCAGAAG gAAACACCTTCAGTACCCTTGCAGGTCTGGTGTTTGATTGGACCATTATGAAAGATGCTGACACTCCCAGTTTCTCAGATGCCTACAACTCACTACG GGTGCTACGGTTCTCTGAATCAACATACACTCCTCCAAGTTACATTTCTGAAATGGAGAGACTAGGAAAACAAGGGGATATTATCCTAGTTTCTGGTATGAAGACCGGACACGCCAGACTGAAGGCCAGAATACAGGAATCCTTGTACAAG gATGTTGGACCTGCAGAAGTCCGATTGTTGATTCTTGAGAACATTCTTCTGAGCCCTGCATATGATGTCTACCTCCTAGTTGGCTCATCAATCCAGTACAAAGTTCAGAAGATTAGACAAGGAAAAATCACAG AGTTAGCCATGCCTTGTGACCAGTATGAACTCCATCTTCAGAACAGTGTGGTTGCTCCTGGTGGTAACCCCAATCTTTCTGTGGCTAAATTAGACCAGAGCACGTCTACAGTAAACGCTGTCCAGCATGGACACGCCAACATTGTGCTCGATCACAAAA GTCTTGGAATGCAGGGCGCTTCTCGTCTGCCAAACAGTACCCTTTATGTTGTGGAGCCTGGATATTTGG GATTTACCATTCAACCAGGCAACCAATGGGTTCTTGAGACCAGCAGAATATATGAAatttttattgcagtttttGACAAGTCAAGTAACAAAGTGCATTTGTCAGAT AATATTCGGATAGACGCAGTCTTCCCTCAGCAGTATTTCAAGGTTCTCCAGTCATCTCTGAATGGGTCTTACCACATTGTGAAGGCTTTAAAAAGCGGCCAGACTGTCATTGATGGCACACTAGAATCTGTGGTCGATCAG GGGGGAAATATTCACCTGCTACCCAACCCAGTGCGTAATGAGCAAGATGTTGAGATCTTCAATCCCATTGTCCTGACTCCGAGCATTCTtacatttccatggcaacctaAAGAAGGAGCTTACCATTACACCATAAAG GCAACTGGAGGAAGTGGGAATTTCACCTGGACGTCCTCCAACCCTGCAGTGGCTACTGTGACTGTGAAAGGCATGATGACTACCATGAGCGACGTTGGTGTCAGTGTGATTTATGCTCACGATGTGAGGAACCGTCTCCATTATGGAGAGATGAAG GTGTATGTGATTGAACCGGTGGGGATGGACTTCAGTCATTGTCCAGTTGAGGCCCGGGTTGGGGTGGTTCTGGACCTTCCGTTGAGGATCTTTGGCCTTCTAAATGTGGAAGGCGGAGAACGAGTCATGCTCAGCGACTGCTCCCATTTCCACTtccaggtggaggtggagaaccAGGGCATCTTTCAGCTCCTTGAAG ggagACTGGCACCTGGTCCGACACACTGCAGTGGTGTTCGTGCACAGGCCCTGACACCCGGTTACACCTCCGTGTTGGTCAGTTATTCCCACGGCAACGTCCATCTGAGCGCCAAGATAACCATCGCTGCATATCCTCTCCTCCGT GCCGTGGACCCGACATCTGTAGCTATAGTCACTCTGGGCTCCTCCAAGGACATGTTGTTTGAAGGAGGTCCCAGACCCTGGGTTCTGGAGCCTTCAAAGTTCTTCCGAAACCTGACTGTTGAGGACGTGTCCGCCGTCAGCCTGAGCCTGTGTGGTCCCGCCTCACGCAGCAACCTGAAGCACTGGGTGCGGGCCACCTGCAAGGCTCTGGGAGAACAG GTGCTGGCGGTGACTGTGGGAAACCAGCCCTCTTTGACCAATCCCTTCCCTGTGGTGGAACCGGCAGTGGTCAAGTTCATCTGCGCCCCTCCTTCCCGCCTCACTTTAGTCCCCATTTACACCAACCCCCAGCTGGACCTGTCCTGCCCACTGCTGCAGCAGAACAAACAAGTG GTGCCAGTGTCTAATTACCGCAATCCTGTGCTGGACCTGGCAGCATTTGATCACCAGGGGAGGAAGTTTGACAATTTCAGCTCTCTCAGCATTGTTTGGGAGTCGTCCAAAGTGTCTTTGGCCAGCATTGAAGTTACCATGCCAATGGAGCTCCATCTGTTTGAGGACAGTAATAAGCAGAACAAGCTGCATG GCCGGCAAACAGTCCTAGTTCACCATGAATCGGGTGTGGCTGCCATCACAGTGACTGCTGAAGGCTACAAGTCATCTCATCTGGAAGCTGCACAAGTGGCACGTGGG tTCACTCCTCTGATACCTGTTTCTGCAACCCTGGACCTACTGTTGGTGGAGGATGTAAGAGTCAATCCTGACTCGGTCACCATTTATAATCACCCTGATGTGCGG GCTGACCTCACTCTCAGAGAGGGTTCTGGGTATTTCTATGTTAATTCCAGCGTTGGAGGGCTGGCACATGTGGTATACCAAGAGTCTCAAGGAACTGCTGAG GTTCATCCAAAGCACCCAGGAGTTTTACAAGTGGTTGTCCATGACCTCTGCCTGGCCTTCCCAGCCCCCGCCACAGCAGCCGTCCACATCTCAGACATACTGGAGGTTTATGTCCGAGTGGTGGACAAG GTGGAAATTGGCAAAACAGTGAGAGCATATGTTCGAGTCTTGGACGACAATAAGAAACCATTTTTGGCCAAATATTTCCCTTTTATGAACTTGAAACTGACATCAGCTTCTTCAATTATTTCCCTGCT AGCGGAGTCCTCAGAAAAGGACACAGCCATTTTCCTGGTGAAAGGCCTGACTATTGGGCAGACGAGTGTGTCTGCGGCTGTGTTTGGTGGCAGTGGTCGGAAAATGACGTCTGTGCCACAGCCAGTTGAA GTTTTTCCACCTTTCCGGCTGATTCCCAGGAAAATGACTCTGATTATTGGAGCAATGATGCAG ATAACATCAGAAGGAGGCCCACAGCCCCAGTCCAACATAATCTTTTCCATGGCCAATCAAGATATTGCCTCAGTCAACAGCCTGGGTCACGTCAAGGGCGTCGCTGTGGGCAATGTTACTGTGACTGGTGTGGTCCAAGCAGTCGATGCTGAAACTGGAAAAGTTGTGGTTGTTTCTCAG GATCAAATCGATGTTGAAGTTGTGCAGTTGAAAGCGGTCCGAATCCGGGCTCCCATTACCAGAATGAAGACCAGAACCCTG ATGCCAGTATATGTAATGGGACTAACTAGCGGTCAGACGCCTTTCTCATTTGGGAATGCAATACCAGGCCTCACTTTTCACTGGTCTGTGACCAAGAGGGACATGCTGGAAGTCCACACTCGTCACTCTGAG GCATCGGTGCAACTGCCTTCTGAACACAACTTTGCAATGAATGTATTTGGGAAGACCAAGGGCCGTACTGGACTGAAGGTGGTGGTCAAGGCGGTGGATCCTTATGCAGGACACTTTGAAGGGAACGTGAGGGAGCTGTCAGACGAACTTCAAATTCAG GTCTATGAGAAGCTTCAACTGCTCAGACCAGAGGTGCAGACTGAGGAGATTCTGATGTCTCCTAACTCCAACCTCAAGCTCCAGACTAACAG AGATGGTGTTGGTGTCCTCTCTTATCAAGTGCTGGACTGTCCAAGCAAAGCTGCACTCATCCAGGTGGATGACAAAGGTCATTTATCTTCAGGCTCACTCACCGGCACAGTGTCCCTGCAGGTTATCTCCCAGGAGCCCTTTGGTGTCAATCAAACTATCATTCTTGCGGTTAAG GTGGTGACAGTGTCTTACCTCCGACTGAGCACCAGCCCAACACTGCACACCTCCAATAAAGAGAGCCTGACCTCCATCCCCCTGGGCACGGTCCTCACCTTCACAGTCAACTTCCACGATAGCACCGGGGAGGTTCTCCACAGCCACAACTCTCATCTGACCTTCATTACAAACAG GGATGACCTTATCCAGGTGGGGAAAGGTCCCGGTAACAGCAGCCTGACTGTGCGGACTCTGAACGTGGGATTGACTCTGCTGGGTGTGTGGGACACCGAGCAGGCAGGCCTTGCTGACTTCCTGGCATTGCCTGTGCAGCACGCTATCAACCCTGGAGACAGCCTGGTGGTCGGTGACGTCGTCTGCTTCTCCTCACAGATAGTCAGTCAGGAAG GCCTCTCGGGAATCTGGAGTTCCTCCACCACTGGCGTGCTGGAGATGCATCCTAAAACAGGAGTGGCTGTGGCCAGGGACATCGGCACTGTCACTGTGTACTATGAAGTAGCAGGACAAGTGCGGACCTTCAGAGAG GTTGTGGTTGATGGAGCCACCAAAACATCAGTGATGGTTCCATCAGGATCAGTGAAGAATGAGCGGCAGTCCAGAGTACATCTTACAACCAAAGAAAAGGGCACCAACCTCATAG GGACCTGCTCTCCTGCCCAGCTGGAAAGCGTTCATGAGCTTCGTCCTGAGACCACGGTCAGCTGCCACCTGCAGTTCACCAGCGATGCCATCGAGTTCCCACCTCACCACATCTACAAGACCACCACTGCGTTTGACACCAGCACGG GGTTCTACAGCTGTGTGATGATGCTGCAGCCCATGACAGACCAGCAGATCAAGGTCTTGAGCATGTCCATGACTAACCTTCTGGTGAAGGCCGCAGTGGAGGGCAGCCATTTCTCTGGGGAGCAGATTAGCGCCCTGCTGCCAGTCAACCCAGGACTTTACACGGACCTTAATGACATCATCCTGAGCAACCAGCATCCCGCTACCGACGTAACAGTGTTCGGAGCCTCCGCTGCTGTCGGGAACCTGGAG GTGACCTCAAACTCCCCTGCTGTCATGGTCCATGAGAAGGAGATATCTCATAAATACCCCAGCTTTGCCAAGTACACAATCAGAGCAGTGAACACCCAGTCTGCAGCGTCTGTTGTCGTTTCTCTGAGGAGTCCTGCCAGCGAGCAGGTTCTGCACATCCCCGTCACAGTCATTCACGTGGCAGAACAGGCTGCTGCTTTGCAAG CGAGTGCTGCTGTGGGGGGTGAAGGGGCAAACATCCTGCAGCACTTCATCGACTCCTACCAGGTGATGTTCTTCACACTGTTTGCTCTCCTGGCGATCACAGCGATCCTCATAATCA CCTGCCATGCCTTCTTCCCCCCTCGAGACCCAACATCATATCCAGCATTTATCCAGAAGACTCCGCCTCAGTCAG cttttggcACTCCGTCCTCAAGTCCCTTCACCAACCACATGTCTACAGAGTTAAAGAACAGGTCGAGAGTGCGCCTGTTCTCCCCAGATTACAGTGCCCAGTAA
- the nup210 gene encoding nuclear pore membrane glycoprotein 210 isoform X2 encodes MKDADTPSFSDAYNSLRVLRFSESTYTPPSYISEMERLGKQGDIILVSGMKTGHARLKARIQESLYKDVGPAEVRLLILENILLSPAYDVYLLVGSSIQYKVQKIRQGKITELAMPCDQYELHLQNSVVAPGGNPNLSVAKLDQSTSTVNAVQHGHANIVLDHKSLGMQGASRLPNSTLYVVEPGYLGFTIQPGNQWVLETSRIYEIFIAVFDKSSNKVHLSDNIRIDAVFPQQYFKVLQSSLNGSYHIVKALKSGQTVIDGTLESVVDQGGNIHLLPNPVRNEQDVEIFNPIVLTPSILTFPWQPKEGAYHYTIKATGGSGNFTWTSSNPAVATVTVKGMMTTMSDVGVSVIYAHDVRNRLHYGEMKVYVIEPVGMDFSHCPVEARVGVVLDLPLRIFGLLNVEGGERVMLSDCSHFHFQVEVENQGIFQLLEGRLAPGPTHCSGVRAQALTPGYTSVLVSYSHGNVHLSAKITIAAYPLLRAVDPTSVAIVTLGSSKDMLFEGGPRPWVLEPSKFFRNLTVEDVSAVSLSLCGPASRSNLKHWVRATCKALGEQVLAVTVGNQPSLTNPFPVVEPAVVKFICAPPSRLTLVPIYTNPQLDLSCPLLQQNKQVVPVSNYRNPVLDLAAFDHQGRKFDNFSSLSIVWESSKVSLASIEVTMPMELHLFEDSNKQNKLHGRQTVLVHHESGVAAITVTAEGYKSSHLEAAQVARGFTPLIPVSATLDLLLVEDVRVNPDSVTIYNHPDVRADLTLREGSGYFYVNSSVGGLAHVVYQESQGTAEVHPKHPGVLQVVVHDLCLAFPAPATAAVHISDILEVYVRVVDKVEIGKTVRAYVRVLDDNKKPFLAKYFPFMNLKLTSASSIISLLAESSEKDTAIFLVKGLTIGQTSVSAAVFGGSGRKMTSVPQPVEVFPPFRLIPRKMTLIIGAMMQITSEGGPQPQSNIIFSMANQDIASVNSLGHVKGVAVGNVTVTGVVQAVDAETGKVVVVSQDQIDVEVVQLKAVRIRAPITRMKTRTLMPVYVMGLTSGQTPFSFGNAIPGLTFHWSVTKRDMLEVHTRHSEASVQLPSEHNFAMNVFGKTKGRTGLKVVVKAVDPYAGHFEGNVRELSDELQIQVYEKLQLLRPEVQTEEILMSPNSNLKLQTNRDGVGVLSYQVLDCPSKAALIQVDDKGHLSSGSLTGTVSLQVISQEPFGVNQTIILAVKVVTVSYLRLSTSPTLHTSNKESLTSIPLGTVLTFTVNFHDSTGEVLHSHNSHLTFITNRDDLIQVGKGPGNSSLTVRTLNVGLTLLGVWDTEQAGLADFLALPVQHAINPGDSLVVGDVVCFSSQIVSQEGLSGIWSSSTTGVLEMHPKTGVAVARDIGTVTVYYEVAGQVRTFREVVVDGATKTSVMVPSGSVKNERQSRVHLTTKEKGTNLIGTCSPAQLESVHELRPETTVSCHLQFTSDAIEFPPHHIYKTTTAFDTSTGFYSCVMMLQPMTDQQIKVLSMSMTNLLVKAAVEGSHFSGEQISALLPVNPGLYTDLNDIILSNQHPATDVTVFGASAAVGNLEVTSNSPAVMVHEKEISHKYPSFAKYTIRAVNTQSAASVVVSLRSPASEQVLHIPVTVIHVAEQAAALQASAAVGGEGANILQHFIDSYQVMFFTLFALLAITAILIITCHAFFPPRDPTSYPAFIQKTPPQSAFGTPSSSPFTNHMSTELKNRSRVRLFSPDYSAQ; translated from the exons ATGAAAGATGCTGACACTCCCAGTTTCTCAGATGCCTACAACTCACTACG GGTGCTACGGTTCTCTGAATCAACATACACTCCTCCAAGTTACATTTCTGAAATGGAGAGACTAGGAAAACAAGGGGATATTATCCTAGTTTCTGGTATGAAGACCGGACACGCCAGACTGAAGGCCAGAATACAGGAATCCTTGTACAAG gATGTTGGACCTGCAGAAGTCCGATTGTTGATTCTTGAGAACATTCTTCTGAGCCCTGCATATGATGTCTACCTCCTAGTTGGCTCATCAATCCAGTACAAAGTTCAGAAGATTAGACAAGGAAAAATCACAG AGTTAGCCATGCCTTGTGACCAGTATGAACTCCATCTTCAGAACAGTGTGGTTGCTCCTGGTGGTAACCCCAATCTTTCTGTGGCTAAATTAGACCAGAGCACGTCTACAGTAAACGCTGTCCAGCATGGACACGCCAACATTGTGCTCGATCACAAAA GTCTTGGAATGCAGGGCGCTTCTCGTCTGCCAAACAGTACCCTTTATGTTGTGGAGCCTGGATATTTGG GATTTACCATTCAACCAGGCAACCAATGGGTTCTTGAGACCAGCAGAATATATGAAatttttattgcagtttttGACAAGTCAAGTAACAAAGTGCATTTGTCAGAT AATATTCGGATAGACGCAGTCTTCCCTCAGCAGTATTTCAAGGTTCTCCAGTCATCTCTGAATGGGTCTTACCACATTGTGAAGGCTTTAAAAAGCGGCCAGACTGTCATTGATGGCACACTAGAATCTGTGGTCGATCAG GGGGGAAATATTCACCTGCTACCCAACCCAGTGCGTAATGAGCAAGATGTTGAGATCTTCAATCCCATTGTCCTGACTCCGAGCATTCTtacatttccatggcaacctaAAGAAGGAGCTTACCATTACACCATAAAG GCAACTGGAGGAAGTGGGAATTTCACCTGGACGTCCTCCAACCCTGCAGTGGCTACTGTGACTGTGAAAGGCATGATGACTACCATGAGCGACGTTGGTGTCAGTGTGATTTATGCTCACGATGTGAGGAACCGTCTCCATTATGGAGAGATGAAG GTGTATGTGATTGAACCGGTGGGGATGGACTTCAGTCATTGTCCAGTTGAGGCCCGGGTTGGGGTGGTTCTGGACCTTCCGTTGAGGATCTTTGGCCTTCTAAATGTGGAAGGCGGAGAACGAGTCATGCTCAGCGACTGCTCCCATTTCCACTtccaggtggaggtggagaaccAGGGCATCTTTCAGCTCCTTGAAG ggagACTGGCACCTGGTCCGACACACTGCAGTGGTGTTCGTGCACAGGCCCTGACACCCGGTTACACCTCCGTGTTGGTCAGTTATTCCCACGGCAACGTCCATCTGAGCGCCAAGATAACCATCGCTGCATATCCTCTCCTCCGT GCCGTGGACCCGACATCTGTAGCTATAGTCACTCTGGGCTCCTCCAAGGACATGTTGTTTGAAGGAGGTCCCAGACCCTGGGTTCTGGAGCCTTCAAAGTTCTTCCGAAACCTGACTGTTGAGGACGTGTCCGCCGTCAGCCTGAGCCTGTGTGGTCCCGCCTCACGCAGCAACCTGAAGCACTGGGTGCGGGCCACCTGCAAGGCTCTGGGAGAACAG GTGCTGGCGGTGACTGTGGGAAACCAGCCCTCTTTGACCAATCCCTTCCCTGTGGTGGAACCGGCAGTGGTCAAGTTCATCTGCGCCCCTCCTTCCCGCCTCACTTTAGTCCCCATTTACACCAACCCCCAGCTGGACCTGTCCTGCCCACTGCTGCAGCAGAACAAACAAGTG GTGCCAGTGTCTAATTACCGCAATCCTGTGCTGGACCTGGCAGCATTTGATCACCAGGGGAGGAAGTTTGACAATTTCAGCTCTCTCAGCATTGTTTGGGAGTCGTCCAAAGTGTCTTTGGCCAGCATTGAAGTTACCATGCCAATGGAGCTCCATCTGTTTGAGGACAGTAATAAGCAGAACAAGCTGCATG GCCGGCAAACAGTCCTAGTTCACCATGAATCGGGTGTGGCTGCCATCACAGTGACTGCTGAAGGCTACAAGTCATCTCATCTGGAAGCTGCACAAGTGGCACGTGGG tTCACTCCTCTGATACCTGTTTCTGCAACCCTGGACCTACTGTTGGTGGAGGATGTAAGAGTCAATCCTGACTCGGTCACCATTTATAATCACCCTGATGTGCGG GCTGACCTCACTCTCAGAGAGGGTTCTGGGTATTTCTATGTTAATTCCAGCGTTGGAGGGCTGGCACATGTGGTATACCAAGAGTCTCAAGGAACTGCTGAG GTTCATCCAAAGCACCCAGGAGTTTTACAAGTGGTTGTCCATGACCTCTGCCTGGCCTTCCCAGCCCCCGCCACAGCAGCCGTCCACATCTCAGACATACTGGAGGTTTATGTCCGAGTGGTGGACAAG GTGGAAATTGGCAAAACAGTGAGAGCATATGTTCGAGTCTTGGACGACAATAAGAAACCATTTTTGGCCAAATATTTCCCTTTTATGAACTTGAAACTGACATCAGCTTCTTCAATTATTTCCCTGCT AGCGGAGTCCTCAGAAAAGGACACAGCCATTTTCCTGGTGAAAGGCCTGACTATTGGGCAGACGAGTGTGTCTGCGGCTGTGTTTGGTGGCAGTGGTCGGAAAATGACGTCTGTGCCACAGCCAGTTGAA GTTTTTCCACCTTTCCGGCTGATTCCCAGGAAAATGACTCTGATTATTGGAGCAATGATGCAG ATAACATCAGAAGGAGGCCCACAGCCCCAGTCCAACATAATCTTTTCCATGGCCAATCAAGATATTGCCTCAGTCAACAGCCTGGGTCACGTCAAGGGCGTCGCTGTGGGCAATGTTACTGTGACTGGTGTGGTCCAAGCAGTCGATGCTGAAACTGGAAAAGTTGTGGTTGTTTCTCAG GATCAAATCGATGTTGAAGTTGTGCAGTTGAAAGCGGTCCGAATCCGGGCTCCCATTACCAGAATGAAGACCAGAACCCTG ATGCCAGTATATGTAATGGGACTAACTAGCGGTCAGACGCCTTTCTCATTTGGGAATGCAATACCAGGCCTCACTTTTCACTGGTCTGTGACCAAGAGGGACATGCTGGAAGTCCACACTCGTCACTCTGAG GCATCGGTGCAACTGCCTTCTGAACACAACTTTGCAATGAATGTATTTGGGAAGACCAAGGGCCGTACTGGACTGAAGGTGGTGGTCAAGGCGGTGGATCCTTATGCAGGACACTTTGAAGGGAACGTGAGGGAGCTGTCAGACGAACTTCAAATTCAG GTCTATGAGAAGCTTCAACTGCTCAGACCAGAGGTGCAGACTGAGGAGATTCTGATGTCTCCTAACTCCAACCTCAAGCTCCAGACTAACAG AGATGGTGTTGGTGTCCTCTCTTATCAAGTGCTGGACTGTCCAAGCAAAGCTGCACTCATCCAGGTGGATGACAAAGGTCATTTATCTTCAGGCTCACTCACCGGCACAGTGTCCCTGCAGGTTATCTCCCAGGAGCCCTTTGGTGTCAATCAAACTATCATTCTTGCGGTTAAG GTGGTGACAGTGTCTTACCTCCGACTGAGCACCAGCCCAACACTGCACACCTCCAATAAAGAGAGCCTGACCTCCATCCCCCTGGGCACGGTCCTCACCTTCACAGTCAACTTCCACGATAGCACCGGGGAGGTTCTCCACAGCCACAACTCTCATCTGACCTTCATTACAAACAG GGATGACCTTATCCAGGTGGGGAAAGGTCCCGGTAACAGCAGCCTGACTGTGCGGACTCTGAACGTGGGATTGACTCTGCTGGGTGTGTGGGACACCGAGCAGGCAGGCCTTGCTGACTTCCTGGCATTGCCTGTGCAGCACGCTATCAACCCTGGAGACAGCCTGGTGGTCGGTGACGTCGTCTGCTTCTCCTCACAGATAGTCAGTCAGGAAG GCCTCTCGGGAATCTGGAGTTCCTCCACCACTGGCGTGCTGGAGATGCATCCTAAAACAGGAGTGGCTGTGGCCAGGGACATCGGCACTGTCACTGTGTACTATGAAGTAGCAGGACAAGTGCGGACCTTCAGAGAG GTTGTGGTTGATGGAGCCACCAAAACATCAGTGATGGTTCCATCAGGATCAGTGAAGAATGAGCGGCAGTCCAGAGTACATCTTACAACCAAAGAAAAGGGCACCAACCTCATAG GGACCTGCTCTCCTGCCCAGCTGGAAAGCGTTCATGAGCTTCGTCCTGAGACCACGGTCAGCTGCCACCTGCAGTTCACCAGCGATGCCATCGAGTTCCCACCTCACCACATCTACAAGACCACCACTGCGTTTGACACCAGCACGG GGTTCTACAGCTGTGTGATGATGCTGCAGCCCATGACAGACCAGCAGATCAAGGTCTTGAGCATGTCCATGACTAACCTTCTGGTGAAGGCCGCAGTGGAGGGCAGCCATTTCTCTGGGGAGCAGATTAGCGCCCTGCTGCCAGTCAACCCAGGACTTTACACGGACCTTAATGACATCATCCTGAGCAACCAGCATCCCGCTACCGACGTAACAGTGTTCGGAGCCTCCGCTGCTGTCGGGAACCTGGAG GTGACCTCAAACTCCCCTGCTGTCATGGTCCATGAGAAGGAGATATCTCATAAATACCCCAGCTTTGCCAAGTACACAATCAGAGCAGTGAACACCCAGTCTGCAGCGTCTGTTGTCGTTTCTCTGAGGAGTCCTGCCAGCGAGCAGGTTCTGCACATCCCCGTCACAGTCATTCACGTGGCAGAACAGGCTGCTGCTTTGCAAG CGAGTGCTGCTGTGGGGGGTGAAGGGGCAAACATCCTGCAGCACTTCATCGACTCCTACCAGGTGATGTTCTTCACACTGTTTGCTCTCCTGGCGATCACAGCGATCCTCATAATCA CCTGCCATGCCTTCTTCCCCCCTCGAGACCCAACATCATATCCAGCATTTATCCAGAAGACTCCGCCTCAGTCAG cttttggcACTCCGTCCTCAAGTCCCTTCACCAACCACATGTCTACAGAGTTAAAGAACAGGTCGAGAGTGCGCCTGTTCTCCCCAGATTACAGTGCCCAGTAA